AGAGACGGGTTCAGGGAAGAGTACACAGTTGGTTCAATTTCTTGTGGACTCAGGAGTTGCTGCTGATGACTCCATTATATGTACTCAGCCTCGCAAGATAGCTGCCATCTCATTGGCAGATAGAGTGAGAGAAGAAAACATTGGGTGCAATGAAAATAAACCAATAATTTGCTGCAAAACATCTTCATCTATTCAGCCATTTGATTCTGAGGTAATATATATGACGGATCACTGTTTACTGCAACATTACATGAATGATAATAATTTATCTGGGATATCATGCATCATAGTTGATGAGGCCCATGAGAGGAGCTTAAATACTGATCTCCTTTTGGCATTGATCAAGAGTTTATTGTGTCGGAGATCAGATTTACGGCTTATTATAATGTCCGCTACTGCTGATGCAAACCAGCTCTCAGAGTACTTTTTTAATTGTAGAATCTTTCACGTGGTGGGAAGAAACTTTCCAGTTGATGTCAAATATGTCCCTTGCGTGACAGAAGGAGGTTCTGCTTCTGGTTTTGTTGCTTCATATGTTCCTGAGGTTGTGAGGATGGCGACTGAGGTGCACATAAATGAGAAAGAGGGGACAGTTCTTGCCTTTTTGACTTCTCAAATGGAAGTAGAATGGGCTTGTGAAAGGTTCAGTGCTCCCTCTGCAATTGCATTAGCTTTACATGGAAAACTTTCTTTTGAAGAGCAATTACGTGTTTTCCAGGACTaccctggaaaaagaaaagtcatATTTGCAACAAATGTTGCAGAGACATCACTGACAATTCCTGGAGTAAAGTATGTAATTGATTGTGGCATGGTTAAAGATAGTAAATATGAACCTGGCAGTGGCATGAATGTCCTCAAGGTTTGCAGGATCAGCCAGAGTTCTGCTAATCAACGTGCTGGGCGCGCTGGGAGAACAGAACCTGGAAGGTGTTATAGACTGTACTCAATATCTGATTATGAATCTATGCCTCCTAACCAGGAACCTGAAATTCGTAGAGTTCACCTTGGAGTTGCAGTTCTTAGGATCCTTGCTTTAGGCGTCAAGAATGTACAGAACTTTGATTTTGTTGATGCACCAAGTGCTACAGCTATTGATATGGCTGTCAGAAATCTCGTTCAGTTAGGAGCTGTTACATGGAGTAATGGAGTACTAGAGTTAACCAGCGAAGGTACATATTTAGTTAAATTGGGTATTGAGCCTCGGCTTGGTAAACTGATTCTTGGCTGCATGGATTATGATTTGCGTCGTGAGGGAGTTGTCCTTGCCGTTGTAATGGCAAATGCCAGTAGCATATTTTGCAGAATTGGTAGTGATGAAGATAAACTAAAATCTGATTGCCTTAAGGTGCAATTTTGTCACCTCAATGGTGATCTCTTTACTCTTCTCTCTGTTTACAAGGAATGGGAGGCTGTGCCTCAAGATAGGAAGAACAAGTGGTGTTGGGAAAACAGTGTCAATGCCAAATCCATGCGGAGATGTCAAGATACGATTAGGGAGTTAGAATCTTGCCTCAATCATGAACTTGATGTTGTTATTCCTAGGACCTGGAGGTGGGATCCTCGTATGTGTACTGAGCTTGATAAATATATGCAAAAGGCTATACTCTCTTCCCTTCAAGAAAATGTAGCCATGTACTCGGGGTATGATCAACTTGGTTATGAAGTGGCACTCACGGGACGTCATGTTCAGCTTCATCCTTCAAGTTCATTGCTAATATTCAGTCAGAAGCCTAGTTGGGTAGTTTTTGGGGAAATCTTATCAATTTCTAATGAGTATCTGGTTTGTGTAACTGCTGTTGACATAGAATCTTTGTCTACCCTTTACCCTCTGTTTGATGTGTCTAAAATGAAAAACCAGAGGTTGCAGGTGAGGGTGTTGACTGGTTTTGGTAGTACTCTCCTGAAAAGATTTTGTGGGAAGTCGAATAGTAATCTGCTTGGTCTTGAATCTCGTATACGCACAGAGTGTATGGATCAACGTATTGGCATCAAGGTCAATGTTGACCTGAATGAGATTCGGTTATTTGCCTCTTCAGAAGGTATGGAAAAGGTTCTTGGTTTTGTCAATGGCGTGTTGGAGTATGAACGGAAGTTGCTGCTTAGTGAATGCATGGAGAAATGCTTGTACCATGGACCTGGTATCTTGCCTTCTATTGCGCTGTTTGGTTCTGGAGCTGAGATTAAACATTTGGAGCTTGAAAAGAGATATTTGACTGTTGATGTGTATCATTCAAATGCGGATGCCATTGATGATAAGGAGTTTATAATGTTTCTCGAGAAGTTTGCCTCTGGTAGTATATGTGCTATCCACAAGTTTACTGGACTGGATGGTGATGACAAAGAGAAGTGGGGTAGGGTAACATTTCTTACTCCTGATGCTGCTGCAAAGGCTGCTGAACTAAATGGATCTGAATTCAATAGCTCCTTAGTGAGGGTAGTTCCGTCACGGACATCATTTGGAGATTATAAAATGTTCTCATTTCCTGCTGTTAAAGCTAAAGTTTCTTGGCCACGTAGGCCCAGTAAGGGTTTTGCAATTGTAAAATGTGATGTACTTGATGTGCAGTTCATTGTTAATGAATTCCATAACCTGTTGATAGGAGGAAAGAATGTTCGTTGTGAACCTAGCAGCAAGTATGTGGATGGTGTTGTTATAAACGGAATTGATAAAGAACTTTCTGAGGCTGAAGTTTTTGAAATATTGAGGTCTGCCACCAATAGGAGAATCCTGGATTTTTTCCTGGTGAGAGGAGATGCTGTAGAAAATCCACCAAGCAGTGCTTGTGAAGAAGCACTCTTAAAAGAAATTTCTCACTTTATGCCTAAAAGGAACCCTCACACTAATTGTTGCCGAGTCCAGGTCTTCCCACCCGAACAGAGGGATGCTTTCATGAAAGCTTATATCACTTTTGATGGAAGATTGCATCTGGAGGCTGCAACAGCTTTGGAGCAACTGGAAGGGAAAGTATTGCCTGGTTGTCTTTCATGGCAGAAGATAAAGTGCCAGCAGTTATTTCATACCTCATTGTCGTGCCCGGCGCATGTCTATTTTATGATCAAGAAGCAACTGGATTCCTTACTTGCACGCTTCAGGCATTTAAAGGGTACTTCAATGGATGCAGTCTCATTTTCATATTCCCATGTTCATCTGTGACTTTTcttgcttatttttttttatttctcatttattggAGTTGTTGCAAGTCATGGGATTATcacacatttattttttattctttcttatttGAGCTCTAATCTAGATTctgtatggtttttattttttcttctcatcttaaTTATAGCCACATGTTTCATGATAGAAGCTATTGTGATGGAAGTTCTTTTTACTAGCTAATTAATTTTGTTAGATAAAGATAGTCAAGACATACGTTTATACAATGTACTTTTGTTTTTGAATCATTTAAATCCTGTTATTTATCCAtgaatataaaaagaataatttctatGGTTTCAAATCTGTTAAAATTTGTAGCTGTCAACCTCCTGAATTTCTTCACAATCTAGCGCTGTGCGGCTTGTAGCCTTGTATTGAGCTTTTTGtgttatgttattttgtgattaggAGTTAATTGTccttaccgataaaaaaaattaatagttaaTTGTTCAGTGAGTCAATAGATAATTGCTTTATTCTATACTGCACTTTACTTTTATGGATGATTTGTATTcacatttttctgtttttttagtAGGTAAtagtaaaaaagaaacaatCTCTCTTGACATCTTATTACGGATTGGTTGGTAAAAAAGTGGCTGGTTAGTTAACAAGCGCAGGGCTAAATAATATGTTTGGATACAATGATCAGGGTATTACATGAATGTTTACATTTATGGAAGATATAAACATTAATGTTGCTTTATAAAATTCTGAGGTTTTCAGTTTATGGCTCCTGATCATTTGCTATGACGAAATAgatatttttgctttcaaatgaGGAGATTTCATCATTTCAGTACCATCTTCCAATGACTTGGAAATTACACCAAATGTTTATTAATTGCCAATGCTATCTGGATTAGAATGAGAAGGGGCAAAAGTATTTGACGGTAGTTTGAAATGGTCATTGTATTTCCATGTGATTCTGATAATTTTGTTCTATGCTTAACTGCATAACATCAAATTAGTTCCTGCATTCAATTTGGTGAATGTGTAGAGAAAATATGTGACCAAGAGATAATAACTTCTCTTGGTTATCcggaaaatattaatttctatttGCTTGGTCATCCAGAAACTTCAGAATTAGGATGGTTATAGTGGAAAAGTGTAACTGGAGCATGGGGTAGTCATGGAAAACCTATCAAAGGTGATGGTGTAATGGTAGAAGATAGTATAAGCCCGCTAATAAGTCTGGTGGACCAATGACCAAAGGAGGCTTTGTACTATTTGCCCCTTGTGTCACAGTCCTACGTTTTTGGCTAATGACTAGCTTTGTGGATTTTCAAATGACAGCAGCTTCGTGaatcttgccttggtttaaGGTCCAAATTTTTTAGGGCATGATGAGTTCGTTAGCAGCATCATCAGTTATAGTCTGGATAATGGGATAATCTTGATATGCAATTATCATGGTAACACTTGTCTTTTTCGCAGGTGCAGAGTGCACTCTAGACAAGACTGCTAATGGTTCCTACCGAGTGAAGATATCTGCAAATGCTACAAAAATTGTGGCGGAGGTCAGAAGACCTGTGGAAGAGCTCATGAGAGGGAAGACCATTGATGATGCCAGCCTCACGCCAACCATTATACAGCATCTATTTTCTAGAGATGGCACCATTCTTAAAAAGTCAGTGGAACAAGAGACGGGAACCTTCATTCTCCTTGACAGGCATAGCCTTCATGTACGGGTGTTTGGTTCTCCGGACAAGGTTGCGTTGGCTCAGAAGAAATTGGTTGAATCCCTTTTGACTCTTCATGAAAGCAAACAACTTGAGATCCATCTCCGTGGTAGAGATCTGCCTCCCAACCTGATGAAGGAGGTGGTGTCTAAGTTTGGGCCTGATCTCCATGGGCTCAAAGAGAAGGTATCTGGGGCTGAGTTTGCTCTCAATACTCGCCGGCATGTCATATCCGTTCATGGTAACAAAGAGTTGAAACAAAAGGTAGAAGAGGTTATTTATGAGATTGCGCAGATGAAATATGGTTCGACTGAAAGATTTGACAATGAAACTACTTGCCCCATATGCTTGTGTGAGGTTGAGGATGGTTACCGGCTTGAAGGCTGTGGGCATTTGTTCTGTCAATTGTGTCTGGTGGAGCAGTTTGAGTCTGCAAGTAAGAACCAGGATAGTTTTCCAATATGCTGTGCCCGTGAGGGCTGCAGGGCTCCTATTTTGCTTCTGGATTTGAGGTCTCTCTTGTTATGTGAGAAGTTGGAGGACCTCTTCAGGGCTTCTGTGGGGTCCTTTGTTGCATTGAGTGGAGGCACTTACAGGTTTTGTCCATCTCCCGACTGTCCATCAGTTTATCGAGTGGCAGATCCCGGGACTGCTGGTGAGCCATTTTTTTGTGGGGCATGTTATGCAGAGACTTGTACTAGGTGCCACTTAGAGTATCATCCGTACCTATCATGTGAGAGGTACCGGGAGTTCAAGGAAGATCCGGATTCGTCTCTTAAGGAGTGGTGCAGAGACAGAGAAAATGTGAAGAGCTGCCCTGTGTGTGGCTATACAATCGAGAAATTTGAAGGTTGCAACCACGTTGAGTGCAGGTGTGGGAGGCACATATGCTGGGCATGTTTGGAGTTTTTTGAAACAAGTAATGATTGCTACAACCACTTGAGGAATGTGCACATGGCCATCATATGAAAGTTAAGCTGCGCTGTGAATAATAACCTCTAATGCCAATTTGAGACTTTCGATAGAAATGTACATATAAGCCAGAATTATATTTACACAGGTCACATACATCATGCATATTATGTACATAGAAAATAAAGGTAGCTGCGGATTCTTGCTTCTCTTCATGTGTTCAGCAGGTGCCTTTTGTCTTCTTTCCATTGTCCTTTCTCATGCATGGAATCTTGCAGATGCTTTCATGCATGTCTTCAACTTAAAAAAACTGATTCTGTTACACCCCCTGCTATTCTCTTTTTCAATCCCAAAATGCTAGACTTACattgatatttacaaaaaataaagttaCTAATCAAAAGATACATTAGATCTATATTACTGTGAAAAGAGCTTTATTATCTGTCGTATCATATTATATCACAAGTACCCAAATattttgtagttcttttacATTTCTTTAATCAAACATCTACCATAGGACTTGCTGAAAAGGTGTCCCTATGCTTAAAATTGAGTTTATTGAACAATAGAAAAACTCTCCCATGTATGTGTCctgctttttaaaaaataaaataaaattcttatcgTTCATGTATATGCTACATGATGGTTGCAAGACTGGAGATCACAGTTTCAATCGAGGATTTTTGAATTAACCAAGATTGTTACCCGGAAAAAACCGTGCAACTGCTGGGGAGCAAACGTTGCAACCTTAAAACAGTATTTTATGATCGTGCTCTGCTCTCAATATTGTTGCTAAGAAATTCGTATCTTTTTGGTCAGGAAAAGAAATCCATTTTCATGAACAAAATAGCATCGCCTATACAAAACTGCATATTAACACTATACAAAACCATTTCTCCTTGTTGCTTTCGCTGAGCAACTGTGCAACACGAAAACCAGAGAAATCAAAACAAGAATGTGTAACCAAATGCAAAGCCTACACCAAAAAAGCCCAGACAAAATGCAAGAGCCATAAACCATGTTACACCGCCCCCATCCTCATTTCCTTTCCCTTCTTTAAACAATCCCTCCGCCCCCTTTTCTCCGCCACAACCGCAAACACAACCCTGTTGGTGTTTATGTTGATGCAGGCATTGGCATTGCGATTGCAACTTGGAGACTCGAAGCTCGAGCACTCTCACCCATTGCCGATATGCAAACAACCTCGTCCCTTCCTCTAGCAAAGCATTGGCAAGACAATCCCTCTCCTTAACCAGAGCCGCTGTTTTCTTCTCTGCCTCTCTTGCCCTCGTCTGTGACAACCTCAACGCCTTCAAAAGCTCCACCTTCTCGCTCCCGCCAACATTTCTGTACACGCTGAACTCTTCGTTATCATCTTCTTTAACCGTCATGCTAAACACCCTGTTCATAGACGATATGACCGTATTATCCGACCCTTTGAAAACCTTCATCGGCGGCGGGAGATCACAATTCTGCATGAGGTCCATACCGGCCGGCTTTTGAGAAACGACGATACCCTTCAACATCTCGTTCCCATCCACAGCTTTACAGTTCAACTTCTGGTTTCTCAATGCCCACCCTGCCATAGGCGACGACTTCATGCTCATGCACACAATATTTGGCTTGTTCTGATCGATTAGTTTAATGGGTTTTGATCagaattttaagaaaagttttTAGACTGCTTGAAGCGTGGAAGAAAGAGGGGGTTGGTGGGGGAAATGTGGGTTGAAAAGAGTGGAGGATTGGATTAAGAGAGCGTGGCGTGAAGTAATGGGGGTTGCGAATTCGACGTACAGGGGGGGATTTGGTTGGTATttgaattcaatattttttttaacaaaatgttGAATTTAATATCCTAATATTACAAGTTGCTTTAAACATGGGGGAAATTCGTTTCTTGCGAGCTAGGACAAGCATATCATGTTTCTAGTTTTGCGACTTTGGCAAGATTATCTAAGAAACTGGGCCctcatatattttcaaattcaaaatttttaagatCTTATCATTTAAGTAATGTGAATTGTATCTATCCACATccgtttaaaaataaaataatctactTATAACTGTAATGAATTTTtcaaacaactttaaaagttcAATAAATGTTATTGTGTCCATTTTATATATTCTTCTCCCTCCTACTCTAATTCTAGAATTAGATGAGAATTCTTGAAGATCCAAATTCCACTTTTGCAgtcaaggaaaaaaattaattaggcTACAccgataaaaaagaaaaaaaaatggaattatttGGAAATTAAAAGAGCGTGGACCggctgattttattttaatttgttttatatttttgttctgattaattttatatttatatttttggaatttttgtgAGGCAACCTTCAGTCTCATTTCATACACTAGCAATATTTCAATTAAATGcatacttttcatatattttctttttcagcaTTGTTTGTTATAAATAATTTACCACTGATTCGGTTTGGCCGCtgagaattttgagataagaactttgaattttaagaagaaatatcaaaatattatattttaatattattattgttttgaaatttgaaaaagtcaagaaaaagttgagttatttattatattttgtatggagatttaagaaaattataatgatgagatgaa
The genomic region above belongs to Carya illinoinensis cultivar Pawnee chromosome 4, C.illinoinensisPawnee_v1, whole genome shotgun sequence and contains:
- the LOC122306255 gene encoding uncharacterized protein LOC122306255, whose translation is MAGWALRNQKLNCKAVDGNEMLKGIVVSQKPAGMDLMQNCDLPPPMKVFKGSDNTVISSMNRVFSMTVKEDDNEEFSVYRNVGGSEKVELLKALRLSQTRAREAEKKTAALVKERDCLANALLEEGTRLFAYRQWVRVLELRVSKLQSQCQCLHQHKHQQGCVCGCGGEKGAEGLFKEGKGNEDGGGVTWFMALAFCLGFFGVGFAFGYTFLF
- the LOC122307273 gene encoding ATP-dependent RNA helicase DEAH11, chloroplastic-like, with translation MRKTYYPPDSTFQRTQRKHSVPALHSHRFRNFSANQRLDRSPVPTAPSFSQNFVIELRSKGRGIQSTNVESLIERCKPSPQNFKVLKFGPVAGALYYSQWTEALGVLVHLWGLRFDGAHGFEPRIILNVSVPSDSVELRERLQTLFIDRVRRLMDGEEVKRWRKKLQRTSEEIDKITAMLSKPNRLGLCDQLYNKKKGLITERDLIAKRLVEFKSAMNCILAHLEGRKNEVEEIGEDAIELFRLGEVIDWNRIFSLVSRECRRLEDGLPIYAYRKEILEQVHVQQILVLIGETGSGKSTQLVQFLVDSGVAADDSIICTQPRKIAAISLADRVREENIGCNENKPIICCKTSSSIQPFDSEVIYMTDHCLLQHYMNDNNLSGISCIIVDEAHERSLNTDLLLALIKSLLCRRSDLRLIIMSATADANQLSEYFFNCRIFHVVGRNFPVDVKYVPCVTEGGSASGFVASYVPEVVRMATEVHINEKEGTVLAFLTSQMEVEWACERFSAPSAIALALHGKLSFEEQLRVFQDYPGKRKVIFATNVAETSLTIPGVKYVIDCGMVKDSKYEPGSGMNVLKVCRISQSSANQRAGRAGRTEPGRCYRLYSISDYESMPPNQEPEIRRVHLGVAVLRILALGVKNVQNFDFVDAPSATAIDMAVRNLVQLGAVTWSNGVLELTSEGTYLVKLGIEPRLGKLILGCMDYDLRREGVVLAVVMANASSIFCRIGSDEDKLKSDCLKVQFCHLNGDLFTLLSVYKEWEAVPQDRKNKWCWENSVNAKSMRRCQDTIRELESCLNHELDVVIPRTWRWDPRMCTELDKYMQKAILSSLQENVAMYSGYDQLGYEVALTGRHVQLHPSSSLLIFSQKPSWVVFGEILSISNEYLVCVTAVDIESLSTLYPLFDVSKMKNQRLQVRVLTGFGSTLLKRFCGKSNSNLLGLESRIRTECMDQRIGIKVNVDLNEIRLFASSEGMEKVLGFVNGVLEYERKLLLSECMEKCLYHGPGILPSIALFGSGAEIKHLELEKRYLTVDVYHSNADAIDDKEFIMFLEKFASGSICAIHKFTGLDGDDKEKWGRVTFLTPDAAAKAAELNGSEFNSSLVRVVPSRTSFGDYKMFSFPAVKAKVSWPRRPSKGFAIVKCDVLDVQFIVNEFHNLLIGGKNVRCEPSSKYVDGVVINGIDKELSEAEVFEILRSATNRRILDFFLVRGDAVENPPSSACEEALLKEISHFMPKRNPHTNCCRVQVFPPEQRDAFMKAYITFDGRLHLEAATALEQLEGKVLPGCLSWQKIKCQQLFHTSLSCPAHVYFMIKKQLDSLLARFRHLKGAECTLDKTANGSYRVKISANATKIVAEVRRPVEELMRGKTIDDASLTPTIIQHLFSRDGTILKKSVEQETGTFILLDRHSLHVRVFGSPDKVALAQKKLVESLLTLHESKQLEIHLRGRDLPPNLMKEVVSKFGPDLHGLKEKVSGAEFALNTRRHVISVHGNKELKQKVEEVIYEIAQMKYGSTERFDNETTCPICLCEVEDGYRLEGCGHLFCQLCLVEQFESASKNQDSFPICCAREGCRAPILLLDLRSLLLCEKLEDLFRASVGSFVALSGGTYRFCPSPDCPSVYRVADPGTAGEPFFCGACYAETCTRCHLEYHPYLSCERYREFKEDPDSSLKEWCRDRENVKSCPVCGYTIEKFEGCNHVECRCGRHICWACLEFFETSNDCYNHLRNVHMAII